The Kluyveromyces lactis strain NRRL Y-1140 chromosome B complete sequence genome contains a region encoding:
- a CDS encoding uncharacterized protein (weakly similar to uniprot|P36775 Saccharomyces cerevisiae YBL022C PIM1 Mitochondrial ATP-dependent protease involved in intramitochondrial proteolysis involved in degradation of misfolded proteins in mitochondria required for bigenesis and maintenance of mitochondria): MGLFFDSPGSNLYLPCFTLVDAPKLVPLPGVSYKVSFERDSIIHVLSEFKRNNSFKNNHLLDKINTAIAQNEIVVDNSVVNSCKQFHKKYGSDNSNNDAEVQMYIVLLPFEAVNNSVGAASRITAIQVEDDTITITFKSVARVENKQPLLNMQHSLWKSSILEIDDRSELRTWDHKSINKSILSFVKIFYDTDKIIKDFKSKYSLASKRSGDIDSRVLYLSPLANTLFMQLNGSHFNKSWKLLKAYLEQLTVLERNYDTCFELVSMMDLVMSILPMSLKQRLDFLTAKKLKSRAILFSTCVQDFQQIFKKLDDSVDYVNNHFSNSSNNDKSKLIANQLRALRFYIDDIKRNNSSVILKANSEKERTDVTSPNKFLKTSSSHDEDSDSNDEMEQIKSFIDSLEEKNVHPDGIKLLQKDFKRFMKMTPQNADYQVLRNYFDIVMDIPFGKTVNISTIDLAKSRAKLNEDHYGLQSVKRRLVEYLSVLKISEISTNDPNLNTDLHPKKDRASINKPPILLLVGPPGVGKTSIAKSVADVLGRKFQRISLGGIHNEAEIRGHRRTYVGSMCGLIIGALRKAGTMNPLILLDEVDKVLSGGVGGFGNRVNGDPGAALLEVLDPEQNSTFSDHYVGFPVDLSQVLFFCTANDLEGISEPLLNRMELIELPGYTPDEKIMIGSKFLLPKQIKANGLDAIKELPKIYLTDEAWNCVVLEYTREPGVRGLERRIGAIVRGKVVEYVENKMIQGEVDKEHLYKYLGLAHHPISEEILAPTEHSEKFGVVNGLSYNSDGSGSVLLFEVIKIHTDESGATNGPYIKTTGNLGNILEESIKIATSFVKHILFRGLIPGVNEKDINEFLTSEYHLHVPMGAVSKDGPSAGAAISLAILSCALKRPVSPKLCMTGEITLRGKILPIGGIKEKLLGAQFYHMNHVLVPSANLSDVVQAVSTDNQEQYEIYMDRSRQPELQKLKDKTQLQLHYCSDFFDVVKYTWPELLNKEVSHSRPSL, from the coding sequence ATGGGGTTATTTTTTGATTCCCCGGGCTCAAACTTGTATTTGCCTTGCTTTACACTTGTTGACGCACCTAAGCTTGTCCCACTACCTGGTGTATCGTACAAGGTTTCATTTGAGAGAGATTCTATTATACATGTGCTATCTGAGTTCAAACGAAATAATTCATTCAAGAATAATCATCTATTGGACAAAATCAACACGGCTATTGCTCAGAACGAAATAGTAGTCGATAATTCAGTTGTGAATTCATGCAAACAGTTCCATAAGAAGTACGGCTCTGATAATAGCAATAATGACGCAGAAGTTCAGATGTACATAGTTCTTTTACCCTTTGAAGCCGTGAATAACTCTGTTGGAGCTGCTTCAAGAATAACTGCAATTCAGGTGGAAGATGACACCATTACAATTACGTTCAAATCAGTCGCAAGagttgaaaacaaacaacCTCTATTGAATATGCAACATAGTTTATGGAAATCCAGCATCCTAGAAATTGACGATCGCTCAGAACTACGGACCTGGGATCATAAAAGCATTAACAAAAGCATTTTGAGTTTCGTGAAGATATTTTACGACACAGACAAAATAATCAAAGacttcaaatcaaaatacTCATTAGCATCCAAGAGATCAGGTGATATAGATTCTAGGGTCTTATATCTTTCTCCCTTAGCGAACACTCTTTTCATGCAGTTAAATGGGTCTCACTTTAACAAGTCTTGGAAATTATTGAAGGCTTATCTAGAGCAACTCACTGTGCTTGAAAGGAATTATGACACCTGCTTTGAATTAGTTTCAATGATGGACTTGGTAATGAGTATACTACCTATGTCATTGAAACAACGCTTAGACTTTCTCACTGCGAAGAAACTCAAATCAAGGGCAATTTTATTCTCCACATGCGTCCAAGACTTCCAacaaattttcaaaaagcTTGATGATAGCGTGGATTATGTAAATAATCACTTCTCCAATTCTTCGAATAATGACAAGTCCAAGTTAATTGCAAATCAATTGAGAGCTTTAAGGTTTTATATCGATGATATTAAAAGGAATAACTCCAGCGTTATACTGAAGGCAAATTCCGAAAAAGAACGTACAGACGTCACATCCCCAAAcaagtttttgaaaacCAGTTCGAGTCACGATGAAGATTCTGATTCAAATGAcgaaatggaacaaattAAGTCTTTTATCGACTCCTTGgaggaaaaaaatgttCATCCTGACGGTATCAAACTGTTACAAAAGGACTTCAAACGGTTCATGAAGATGACTCCTCAGAATGCCGATTACCAAGTTCTAAGAAACTATTTTGACATTGTGATGGACATTCCGTTTGGAAAAACTGTCAATATCTCAACTATAGATTTGGCAAAAAGTAGAGCAAAATTAAATGAGGATCACTATGGATTGCAAAGTGTTAAGCGCAGGCTAGTAGAATATCTCAGTGTCTTAAAGATATCCGAGATTTCTACCAATGATCCAAACCTTAATACCGACCTTCATCCTAAGAAAGACAGGGCTTCTATCAATAAGCCGCCTATCCTTTTGTTGGTCGGTCCTCCTGGTGTGGGTAAAACATCTATTGCTAAGAGCGTTGCTGATGTTTTAGGTCgaaaattccaaagaatATCTCTCGGTGGTATACATAACGAAGCAGAAATTAGGGGTCATAGGAGAACATATGTGGGTTCGATGTGTGGTTTGATCATTGGTGCTTTAAGAAAAGCGGGTACAATGAATCCCTTAATTCTTTTAGATGAAGTAGATAAAGTATTGAGTGGAGGGGTTGGTGGATTTGGTAACAGAGTTAATGGGGATCCCGGCGCCGCACTATTGGAAGTATTAGACCCTGAACAGAACTCTACCTTCTCGGATCATTATGTAGGATTTCCTGTTGATCTTTCACaagttttgtttttctgtaCTGCAAATGATCTCGAAGGCATCAGCGAACCTCTTTTGAACCGTATGGAGCTAATTGAGCTTCCTGGATATACTCcagatgaaaaaattatgaTTGGCTCCAAATTTCTCTTGCCTAAACAGATAAAAGCGAATGGTCTTGATGCCATTAAAGAGCTACCTAAAATTTACTTGACAGATGAGGCATGGAACTGTGTTGTCTTAGAGTACACGAGGGAACCGGGTGTTCGTGGATTGGAACGAAGAATTGGTGCTATAGTTAGGGGTAAAGTTGTTGAATACGTGGAGAACAAAATGATACAGGGTGAAGTGGACAAAGAACATTTATACAAGTACCTTGGTCTTGCACACCATCCAATTTCAGAGGAGATTCTTGCTCCAACTGAGCATTCAGAGAAATTTGGTGTTGTCAATGGATTATCCTATAATTCGGACGGCAGTGGCAGTGTATTGCTATTTGAAGTGATAAAGATCCATACAGATGAGAGTGGAGCTACAAACGGCCCATATATAAAGACCACAGGTAATCTAGGAAACATCCTAGAGGAATCCATCAAGATTGCAACAAGTTTTGTGAAACATATACTTTTCCGTGGGTTGATTCCTGGCGTGAACGAGAAGgatatcaatgaatttCTCACATCTGAATATCACCTCCACGTTCCAATGGGCGCTGTATCAAAGGATGGACCCAGCGCAGGCGCTGCAATATCCTTAGCAATCCTTTCTTGCGCTTTGAAGAGACCTGTTTCTCCTAAACTCTGTATGACGGGGGAGATAACGCTTCGAGGTAAGATCTTGCCTATCGGTGGAATCAAAGAGAAACTATTGGGGGCACAATTTTACCACATGAATCACGTCCTAGTACCCTCGGCTAACCTATCTGACGTTGTTCAAGCCGTCTCTACGGACAATCAAGAGCAATACGAAATATATATGGACCGTTCGAGACAACCAGAACTACAGAAACTCAAGGACAAGACACAACTACAATTACACTACTGTTCCGATTTCTTCGATGTAGTCAAGTATACCTGGCCTGAACTACTGAATAAAGAAGTGTCACACAGCAGACCATCTTTGTAA